One window of the Populus trichocarpa isolate Nisqually-1 chromosome 9, P.trichocarpa_v4.1, whole genome shotgun sequence genome contains the following:
- the LOC7475031 gene encoding 10 kDa chaperonin, mitochondrial, translating to MAKRLIPTFNRILVEKIIPPSKTNTGILLPEKTPKMNSGKVVAVGPGARDKDCKLIPVTLKEGDTVLLPEYGGTEVKLGEKEYFLYRDEDIMGTLHD from the exons ATGGCAAAGCGTTTGATCCCGACATTTAATCGCATATTGGTGGAGAAAATAATCCCTCCTTCCAAAACCAACACCGGTATTCTTCTTCCTGAGAAAACCCCCAAG ATGAATTCTGGAAAAGTTGTTGCGGTGGGTCCCGGAGCTCGTGATAAAGACTGCAAGTTGATTCCTGTtactctgaaggaaggagataCTGTTCTTTTGCCTGAATATGGAGGCACTGAAGTGAAACTCGGTGAAAAAGA GTATTTTCTATATCGAGATGAAGATATCATGGGAACTCTTCATGACTAA